The DNA segment TGTTCAAGAACTGTTGCTTGCTCACTTGCAATTATGTTTATGTTTAATGCTAAACAGGCAAATACTGAATACCGTAATTTCATAATTATATACTCCTATAAAAAAATTGATAAAATTATTACTCGGCTTTGTTAATTTGTTGTTAATCTTTTTAATAGTTAATTATTTTTATTAATATTAGATATGTAAGAATTGATAATTATGAGAATTGTGAGACTTTTATTTAGGATTTTTATATAAAAAGAGAGATTATCTCTTTTTAATTACTGCTTTGTTAGCTTTTATTTCAATTACTTCTACTTTTTCTTCTTCATTGAAATCATCTAAATCAATTGATTCATCAATTTCCCAATAAGTAGCTTTATAAAGTAATTTTCTATTTTTTATTATTCCAAAACCTTTTTCATTAAAAAAATTATCTGAAATCTCTTTTTCAGGTTTTGAGAATCGTTTTAAAAAACTCTTTCTAAAAGATACTAGTAAAAGTAAAGAAATAATACAAACTGTGGCTAATTGCCAATAAAGAGTAGAAAAATTTAGAAATAGAGTTAATACTCCTACAATAATAAACCCAAAGGCAAACCAAATAAGAATAAAAGAGTATATAAAAACCTCAAAAGCAATAAGTGCTATACCTATTGCAATTAAAGTATAAAAATCCATAATACTAAGCATTATTAGCCTTTTGATCACTTATCCCTTTAAAAAAGGCATCTCCTAAAACCGATGTAGAACCAATCATTTGAGTAACATCATAAGGTAAAATCATCTTATTTGTACTATTACTTTTTGCTAAAGCTTGAAAAGCTGCAACTCTATCTTTTGCAAGTAAAAATTCTGCTGCTTTTTCATTTTCCATCATAGAAATATTTATAAGTCTCATAGCTTCTTGTTGTCCGGCTGCAGTTTGTTCTTGTTCGTATCTTTTTGCATCAGCCATTCTTTCTATTGCTTCTGCTTTTAAAATTTCACTTTGTTTAAAAGCTTCTGCTTCCCTAATTTGAGCCTCTTTTTGAGCTTCTGCTTTTGTTTGAATTGCTCTTTTTTCTCTTTCTGCTTCCATTTGCATATTCATAGCTTTTTCAATAGTTGGAGGAACTGAAATATCAGCTATTTCAACTCTTGTTACTTTAATTCCCCAATTCGTAGCAGCATTTCCAAGTTCAGTTTGAAGTTTTGCATTTAAAGTCTCTCTATTTGATAAAGTATCATCTAAATCCATTCCTCCAATCTCTGCTCTTAAAGTTGTCATTGCTAAATTTGCAATAGCATTTTTAAAATTTACTACATTATATGTAGCCATTGTTGCATCTTCAACTTTACAAAAAACAATTCCATCAATAGATATGTTTACATTATCTTTTGTAATAACAGCTTGTTTTTCAATATCTACAAGTTGTTCTCTTGAGGTTAAAATAGCTCTAACACTATCAATTACTGGGATAATTATATGAAAACCACCATGTAAAACTTTATGAAATTTTCCAAGTCTCTCCACTACATATAAATCTGATTGAGAAACTATTTTTACACCCTTTGCAATAATTACAATTGCAAAAAATATTATTGCAATTGCAAATGCCAATGTTGCTTCCATCTTGTCTCCTTTGTGAATAATTTTAATTATTATAAGTTTTTAAAAGTTAAAAGAACTTTTGCGATTACTCTACAATCTTCAAATTTATAAGTTAAATGTGAATATTTTGGGTTTATAGATACGAAATACCTATTGTTATCGATGAATTTTGATTTTTTTATCCACATATTATTATCTTTGTAGATTAAATATATAGATTCATCTTCAAACTCTTTTTGACTTAAATCTGCAATAACCAAAGAACCATGTAAAATATCTGGTTCCATAGATTGCCCATCGACCATACTAACAAAAAGTGAGTTTAAGTTATATGGCTCTTTTAATAAGTTTTTTGGGAATTCCAAATCTTTTTTTTCAATTATTCCATTGATATTTTGATGATATTCAAGTTTTATATTCACTATTTATCCTTATTTACAAAAATATTTTTAAGATTTAAATTTATTTTTGTTCCATCTTCTAAAGTTTCAATATTTATTAAAATCTTGTGTTTATCACAAAACTCTTTTACTATTGCCAAACCTAAACCAAAACCACTATTTTGCGAATTTTCTTGAAAATATCTATCAAAAACCAACATAATATTTTTTGTATCTATTTTTTCACCAAAATTAAAAATTGATAAAACTGTATCTTTTAATTCAACTTTTATATATGGATTTATCGCTCTATTATATTTTATTGCATTTGAGAAAAGATTATCTAAAACTATTAAAAAACCATTATAATCTGTATAAAGTAAATGGTTTTTTATATCTTTTTCTATAGCTGTATCTTTTTTTATATCTTCAAATTTATCTAGAGATGTTTTTATTATATCTTCTAAAAAAAACTGTTCAAGTTCTATTTTATTTATCTCTTTTTTAAACTCATATTCTAAATTTTCATACAGTTTCAAAAGATTATCATTTGCTTTACTAATTCGATCTAATCTAGCCAAATCTTTCTCATCTTTTAAATTTTTTTTTAAAAGTTGAACATTCATTTTTATTGTTGATGCTGGAATATTAAGCTCATGAATAGTATTTTTTATATCTTTTTCTAACTTTT comes from the Aliarcobacter cibarius genome and includes:
- a CDS encoding sensor histidine kinase — protein: MNSKKVDFLISISTVFVFTLSVILYLNFLFSSKLSFTKEQYFVFLIILLLLGLFIFLLFSNSFIKSIFRSEEKLEKDIKNTIHELNIPASTIKMNVQLLKKNLKDEKDLARLDRISKANDNLLKLYENLEYEFKKEINKIELEQFFLEDIIKTSLDKFEDIKKDTAIEKDIKNHLLYTDYNGFLIVLDNLFSNAIKYNRAINPYIKVELKDTVLSIFNFGEKIDTKNIMLVFDRYFQENSQNSGFGLGLAIVKEFCDKHKILINIETLEDGTKINLNLKNIFVNKDK
- a CDS encoding SPFH domain-containing protein → MEATLAFAIAIIFFAIVIIAKGVKIVSQSDLYVVERLGKFHKVLHGGFHIIIPVIDSVRAILTSREQLVDIEKQAVITKDNVNISIDGIVFCKVEDATMATYNVVNFKNAIANLAMTTLRAEIGGMDLDDTLSNRETLNAKLQTELGNAATNWGIKVTRVEIADISVPPTIEKAMNMQMEAEREKRAIQTKAEAQKEAQIREAEAFKQSEILKAEAIERMADAKRYEQEQTAAGQQEAMRLINISMMENEKAAEFLLAKDRVAAFQALAKSNSTNKMILPYDVTQMIGSTSVLGDAFFKGISDQKANNA
- a CDS encoding NfeD family protein, translated to MLSIMDFYTLIAIGIALIAFEVFIYSFILIWFAFGFIIVGVLTLFLNFSTLYWQLATVCIISLLLLVSFRKSFLKRFSKPEKEISDNFFNEKGFGIIKNRKLLYKATYWEIDESIDLDDFNEEEKVEVIEIKANKAVIKKR
- a CDS encoding S24 family peptidase, with amino-acid sequence MNIKLEYHQNINGIIEKKDLEFPKNLLKEPYNLNSLFVSMVDGQSMEPDILHGSLVIADLSQKEFEDESIYLIYKDNNMWIKKSKFIDNNRYFVSINPKYSHLTYKFEDCRVIAKVLLTFKNL